The DNA segment GCGCTGCTGCTCCACACCTGGGCTAATTCCCTTGAGAGCCACAGGCTGGGTGAGGGCGTGGCACAGGCTCCCAGACACTGAGCCACatgtcccaggtcacacagctggggggggtgggggcggggcagggattCCACCCCAGACTGCCCAGCTCCAAAGCCCTCAAGCCTCGGGGAGCAGCTGACCCAGGTGGGCTCTGTGCTCTGGAGGATGGCTGCCTGGGCAAGCGGGAACCCACCGGGCCCGGACCCTCACCCGCGGGAGCCGAAGTAGCCGTCCGTGTCGGGGAAGGCGGAGCAGTACTGGCGAAAGTAGCAGTTGAGGGGTGAGGCGAAGCACTCAAAGCTGACGCCGAAAAGCCGGTGGAGGGCCTCGAAGACGTGCACGGGCAGCGACCCCTGCAGGCCTGTCCCCTCGTAGAGGCCCACGCCGAACATCATCTGCAGAGCAGCGGCGCTCAGCCTCTGGGGCGCAGCCTCCCCCCGCTCCAGAGGAGCCCCCACTCCAGCTGCCCCAGGCCCGTACCTGGTACCGGCGGAGAAGACACCAGACTCGGGGCAGGAACCTCTCAAAGGCAGAATCGTCGATGCAGCTGTAGCGGTAAAGGAGCCACTGTAGGACAGAAAGCAGGGGCTTCAGCAGCAGCCCTTCCCTCCCTCGTCACTGCCTCCTGCAGAGGACTCCAGGTCCAGAAAGATCAGCCCTTCACACCCCCCTCCTGGGGcacctgcctcccccaccccccagctcttACCAGCTTGCTGAAGTAGTTGCGGCTGACCTTGACCATCTCGCCCTTATACCGGATGCAGACCACGTTATTCTCCACGTGCATTTCCACGCTGGGCATGGGAGGTGCAGACACGGCCAGCCGTACTGGATAGCAGTACACCAGGCGGGGCTCCACCTCGGGGGCCTCCATCTCCTCTGTGGGCAGGAGAAGAGTGAGGGGCCGCCAACTCTCACCCTGGACAGCCTCAGTGCCTACCGAGGGCCAGGCGCTTCACACGCGCAGCCCAGTAACCAAGGGCGGTAAGTCTCACCCTGTGGAGGAGCAAACTGCAGCTCAGACAGTTCGGTAACGAAGGAAACAGCTAGGCAACTGGCAGGCGCGAGAACCAGTGGCCCACGTCAACACGCTCCGTACTGACTCGGGCCCCCGGGCCACCATGCCTTGGGGCCTGGTAGCCAAGCTGTGGGTTTGTTGCCAGGCAGAAGTATGAGACCTGCACTGCTTCGTCATCATAGTCACAATACCTTATTTAGGGATCTTTTGGGGCCCAGCACTTTAGTTCCCAGGGAATCCTCACACGCTCCTGTGGCCAGGTGTCTCACCTCAGTGAGGCTTGCAGAGAACGGATGTGAAGCAGGTCCACCTGACTACTTATCCCTGgcctgtctccctctccctcctccggcTCTCCCTTTCTCATCCCTTCTTCTGTTTCTTAGAGGAGTGCTAAAACCCCAGAGCCGAAGGCCACAGCATGTCTCGCCCCAAGCGCTGCCGGGAGAAACAGGCTTCCCCAAACCAGCTGGCGGCCTTGAGGCTCAGCCTCACTTGTCCCTTTGTCAGGGCCCGGGATACCGAGTTGGTGGCGTCACAGCTGGCTTCTCGCCACCTGGCGCCTTACCTGGGATGTTGTTTTCCTTGAGAATGGCAAGGTGCTTCTCTCGGATCCGTTTGACGTACTCCAGAGAGATGTGGTAGATCTTACTGCAGATACCCTCCACGGAGTCCTTGGCTGCGGCCGAGACGTGGGGGCCACACTGCCTCCGCAGATGCTCCAGGCGATCCTGGAGGAGACACTCCTGATCAGGGCTCTGGTGGGCGGGCTGGGGAGGGCTGTTAGATTCCAACAGTCCTCGTTCCGAAAcaggctctgctacttactagctgtgtcacTTGGACAAATCCCTCAGCATCTGTGAATCTTATTCCTCAGCTGCTAAGGGAACACAAAATACTTACCTAACAGGGCAGTTTGAATATTAAATGCGATCATTCCCATTAAGGGCTTGCCAAGctcctggcatacagtaagtgtcCGATAAATGCCAGCACTTATTGTTGGGGTTACACTGGGCCAAATCCCTTGATACTTGCTGGGGAAACAGACAAACCAGGCACAATCCCTGCTTATAAGGCATTTGCAGTCTACGGGGAGAAAGACTGTTGTAAGACAGGGGCCCTGTGGTCACTGCAGATTTGCAATTTGAGCTTTTAGCAATTTGTAATTATACTGAATTGCACGTGTCAAAGTGATGGGTGAAAGTGAGTCACTCTGGCTAGTGAGTACACCTACCTTTGTCACTCTCTACGTGTCAAGTACACAGTTACTATCGTGAAGTGCGAAACCTTGTCTCTTGTGAAAAATGGTCCTGAAAAGAAAGCCCGTTGCTAGTGCTGGTGGAGAGTTAAAGAAGTGATGGGTTTAGGCCAGAAAACAGAATTGTTTTGAACACATTAAAGTGGGCGATTGAATCTGGTAGTAGCTCTTAACTGAAATAGGGCCACACACACCCAAGAAAAGGCAGTTTGTCGATCTGTTTCCAAAAATCTAAAGGGAGGTGTTGAACATTCATTAAGTTGAAAAGGCAGCTACTTATGGTGTGTGGCCGAGCACAGGATTCTATTAAGAACGCGAACGGAAATGTTCTCTGGGAGAAAGCCAGGAGCCTAGAGGAACATCTTCAGATGTGAGTCTGGGGACTGATGACTGTCAAAGGTCCACTGTACTACTGTACGGAAGGCTGATGTGGGGCCCGCCCAGCCTCGGCAGGCAGAGTGGGCTTCTCGAAGACAGTGGCCACAGAGCCTTTCCACCACTGGCCTTCCGGCTGGGGCCACTCACCATATAGTCCTCCTTGGAGGCGGAGTGGTCCTTCCGCAGCCAGCTGAAGGTATCCTCCACGTTCCACTTGACCACCTTCCTGCTGTCGGGAGATGCACTCCTGCCAGTTGAGGGTACATAAAGGGGCCGGCTGTTGAGCGTCTgctccaccctccctcctcctcccatccTACTTCCACTGGCATTTGGGCATCAAACCCAGGCTGACATCATGACCCTTGTTCTGCCTTTGGGAGCTGGCCCCACTCCTGCCGCCAAGCGCAAGGACAGGGCCCTGAGAGTGGGCCAAATGGCCTgtgccctcctcccccactctGCTCAGAGCCCCCTTGTGCCAGGGTCACGAGACGGAGCCAAACCTGGACTCGATGAGCCGCCTGGCAGCCTCTGCGTATTTGAAGAGCAAACGCTTGGCTTCCTCCCGGAACTTGATTCGGGATAACCTGGGTTAGAGAGCAGGCAGAGTTAGAGCCCTTCTATACCGGCCTGGGCACACAAACCAAGTTGCCGGGGTCAGCCGCAGCTGCGGGGCTGTACCTGATGGGAATGTCATTCATGATTTCGCGAAACATGGAAGGTGACACGACCGGTTCGCAGTTGCTCGGCAACAGAGGATCAGAGCCTTTGTCCACGACCTTGCGCTCCAACATCCAGCGGTTGAAGGATTCCCGGGGGGGCTCGATGCCTGTGGGACGGGAGAGCTGATGAAAGTCTGGATTGAGTCAGCGGGCTCCATGCCAGCCGGCACAGGAGGCATGGCATGGGCACTGGAGGTgcaacagtaaacaagacagCCCCTGTTATGTCAGGAGCTTAGTCCTAGGCAACATTTCCCAGAGTATTCTGAGAATTGCTAGTTTTATAAAGGGTGTTACAAAGGGTAAcaaagaggggagggatggattctATATTTCAGCCAAGTTAAGCAGGCTTACCTGCTACTTAAATAAAAGCTACAGTTTATTACGCATTTACTCCTTGTAGTAACGCTGTGAGGTACAGGTGCTCGGGTTTTTATGCCCTTTTACAGATACATGACAAGGCTtcgaacagtgcctggcaaacagtGAGCACTGGAAGTGTTAATGATTGGTTTTGTTGTTTGGGCGTTACTGATCCCAGCCACCCTTTACGTAGGCACTGTTACTGTCactatcttacagatgaggaaactcaaggGCAGAGAAGTTAATCGATAAACCCGAGGTCACAGAGCCAGTGGTTAGTGGAGCCGGGACCCCTCCACAGCACACGCTCAACCACTGGGCTCCACTGGCCAAGCCCTAGCTCTTGCTAACGGTGGATGGAAGCAAAGGAAGCTGGGGCCCAGGAGGCAGTTACCCTCTCGCTGCTGGCACAGCTCCCGGTAGTGCTGCCGAAGCTTCAGGATGAGCTGGGAACGGAGCAGCTCCACCTCGGGATGCGGAGGCAGCACCTCTGATGGCCCCCGGTGCTTGATGACAGCGTTGGTCTGAATGTCGAGATCCCAGTACACCCTTGGGGCACAGACGGGAGCAATGAGGAAAGGGATGCCCTGCCTGCCACCCCACGGTCCCAGGCAGGCTGACCATCGGTGATCGCCACTCCCAAGCCAATCAGCAGGGACTCACTCAGTGGGTCGGAGGAGAGCTGCCTGCTGTTTATCTTCAGGGGATGTCCCCCAAATCTTCAGGGTTGGGGTTCCTGGGACGCTGGGGGAGCTGGGCACTGACGGGCCCGTGGGTGTCATGGGGATGTCAATCTGGAGCAAGAGTCAAAGGCGTCAGGTCAGGAGAGCTGGCCCACGCGCCGACGCCGTGTGCACCTGGTGAGCTGCGCCCCGGGCCCCCTCCTGACCAGTCTGCCGATGCTCAGCGCTCACAGGGCACCTGACTGGGCTGCCTCGGCCCAGCCAGCTCCTGAGTCCACACACACTCACCTTGGGCTTCTTCACGCCATTGCCGCTGGGCTGCTCTTCCGAGAGCTGCCGCTTTCGGGGCTTGTTCTCAGCCGGGGGGGTTTCCACCAAGCTTGAGTCTTGGGGCAGGGGGGTCGCATTCAGCCCCAAAGGGTCCGACTGGTGGAGGGAGACCAGCAGAGTTGCAACCAGGGCCAGCGGCTTAGGAGTCCCAGTACTGCGGAGGCCTGACGCCTCCCATGCCCCCGCTCCCACTCCTTGGAGAAGAGCAGAGGGGCTGGGATGCGGGAGGGACGCTCGGCTCCACTCCTGCCTGCTCCTTGCGACTGTGCACCCCGGGGGAGTGCTTCCCCTTCCTAATTCCCTCACCTTCAGAACAGCCAAGCTGAGACCGACCTCGCCACTGAAAAGGTGATTAAAGGACCAGTTTAACATGACATCTGGCATGGGATCAGTGCCCAGTACATGTTAGCTGCTTTTCCTTAAGAACCAGAATGGGGGACTCcactggcagtccggtggttaggactccgagctttcactgctgagagcaCAGGTTCAAcacctggtgagggaactaaagATTCCGCAAGCCGCTCAGAgcggccagaaaaagaaaaaagaactagaatGAAAATTAGGAATAAAGGGAAAACTCAAGAGACTCTGGGAAGTCTTTTGGAGACACCGAGGGTATGTGTGTGATGGTGGGCAGCAGGGCCTAGCCCTGAAATCCCTCAGGTGCGAGTCCTGCTCTGCCTCTTACTGGCTTGAGGTCTTGAgccagtcacttcccctctctgagcctgtcttCATCTGCAACATGGGGGTGGATCGTGCCAAGAAAGGCTGCCCCAACTGACGGCAATCCAAAAGCCCACATTCCCGCCAGACAGCCCGTGCCCCCACTTCCCCATCACGTGGACACTCCAGTTCCCAGACAGTGCTCCTCCCCGCACCCGACTTCACTCAGCCTACCTTCTCACCTTAAACGCTGGTTcacagagaagccttccctgtccccttcccttccccagaccCGCTAAGAATCCCGGCTGTACTCGGACACAATTCTTCACGCAGGCGCTACACTGTAATCCTCCTGGCCCCTCCAGTAGACTGTCCCCTGAGCATGCAGAGGCAGGACCAGGCCTATCTTGTTAACAAGCACATCACAGGCACAGTGCCCAACATGCAGTACGAGTTCAGCATCGTACACTACAATCATCTTTCTAGGTGTCAGTCTCTCCTACTGAAGTATaggttccatgagggcaggattGTGTCTGTCTTGCTTGGCATTGTGTCCCCAGGTCCAGGTCCTGACACAGGGCTAGGTACGTAATAGCTGCTCTGGGTACATTTGGGGAAGGCCCAGATGCCAGAAGCCGCCAAGACCCCTGCCCGAGGCCGGCACTCACAATCACATCGTGCTGGCCCAGCACGGGCATCTCCCACAGGGACTGGTTGGTGAATCGGTTGAAGTAGTAGGGACGGTTCTCCCTTCTGCTCCAGCACTTCTCCCAGCCAGCGTGCACCAGCTCCTCTGCAAGCAAGCACGGAGCCCAGCCAGGGTCAAGACTGCTCCCAGGCACCCTTCCTACCCCACCACCCAACCACTGCCCCTCGCCAGTACCTGGGAGGTCCTGCACCAGGCGGACGGGCTTTGGAGAACAGGGCTGGCTCTGATTGGAGGTGCCTGGGGAGTGACTCAACAAGGATGCTTCCTCCCGGGGGCTGCCGTGATTCTCATTGGCCATCTCAGCACCCACACCGGACCTGCCACACAGAGGACCGAAGGGTGTCAGGGCCAGCAGGGCATGGAGGTCAGTTCCACCCCCGCACTGCACCCCAGTTACAATCCACAAGGGCCCCAGTGACCACCTGCACATGTGGAGAAACCAATCCAGTCCCTTCCTGGACGGCCAGCCTTGTGCCACAGGAGCCCTCAGCTCTAAGTTGCAGTTCCCTCAACTGTAAGTGGGTGCACTCCCGTTGCTCTTTTGGCCTGGAATACTCTTTCCCCGCTTCTCTGCCTGGCTTGCCACTAGGTCCACATCCTCCAGGGACCCTTCCTTGGTCCTCCCTTC comes from the Delphinus delphis chromosome 15, mDelDel1.2, whole genome shotgun sequence genome and includes:
- the PCIF1 gene encoding mRNA (2'-O-methyladenosine-N(6)-)-methyltransferase isoform X2 — encoded protein: MANENHGSPREEASLLSHSPGTSNQSQPCSPKPVRLVQDLPEELVHAGWEKCWSRRENRPYYFNRFTNQSLWEMPVLGQHDVISDPLGLNATPLPQDSSLVETPPAENKPRKRQLSEEQPSGNGVKKPKIDIPMTPTGPSVPSSPSVPGTPTLKIWGTSPEDKQQAALLRPTEVYWDLDIQTNAVIKHRGPSEVLPPHPEVELLRSQLILKLRQHYRELCQQREGIEPPRESFNRWMLERKVVDKGSDPLLPSNCEPVVSPSMFREIMNDIPIRLSRIKFREEAKRLLFKYAEAARRLIESRSASPDSRKVVKWNVEDTFSWLRKDHSASKEDYMDRLEHLRRQCGPHVSAAAKDSVEGICSKIYHISLEYVKRIREKHLAILKENNIPEEMEAPEVEPRLVYCYPVRLAVSAPPMPSVEMHVENNVVCIRYKGEMVKVSRNYFSKLWLLYRYSCIDDSAFERFLPRVWCLLRRYQMMFGVGLYEGTGLQGSLPVHVFEALHRLFGVSFECFASPLNCYFRQYCSAFPDTDGYFGSRGPCLDFSPLSGSFEANPPFCEELMDAMVSHFEKLLESSPEPLSFIVFIPEWREPPTPALTRMEQSRFKRHQLVLPAFEHEYRSGSQHVCKKEEMHYKAVHSTAVLFLQNDPGFAKWGPTPERLQELSAAYRQSGRSHGSVGSSSSSSEAKDRDSGREQGPSREPHST
- the PCIF1 gene encoding mRNA (2'-O-methyladenosine-N(6)-)-methyltransferase isoform X3; this translates as MPDVMLNWSFNHLFSGEVGLSLAVLKVRELGRGSTPPGCTVARSRQEWSRASLPHPSPSALLQGVGAGAWEASGLRSTGTPKPLALVATLLVSLHQSDPLGLNATPLPQDSSLVETPPAENKPRKRQLSEEQPSGNGVKKPKIDIPMTPTGPSVPSSPSVPGTPTLKIWGTSPEDKQQAALLRPTEVYWDLDIQTNAVIKHRGPSEVLPPHPEVELLRSQLILKLRQHYRELCQQREGIEPPRESFNRWMLERKVVDKGSDPLLPSNCEPVVSPSMFREIMNDIPIRLSRIKFREEAKRLLFKYAEAARRLIESRSASPDSRKVVKWNVEDTFSWLRKDHSASKEDYMDRLEHLRRQCGPHVSAAAKDSVEGICSKIYHISLEYVKRIREKHLAILKENNIPEEMEAPEVEPRLVYCYPVRLAVSAPPMPSVEMHVENNVVCIRYKGEMVKVSRNYFSKLWLLYRYSCIDDSAFERFLPRVWCLLRRYQMMFGVGLYEGTGLQGSLPVHVFEALHRLFGVSFECFASPLNCYFRQYCSAFPDTDGYFGSRGPCLDFSPLSGSFEANPPFCEELMDAMVSHFEKLLESSPEPLSFIVFIPEWREPPTPALTRMEQSRFKRHQLVLPAFEHEYRSGSQHVCKKTTLDLPSGGQRLSGCRS
- the PCIF1 gene encoding mRNA (2'-O-methyladenosine-N(6)-)-methyltransferase isoform X4, producing the protein MANENHGSPREEASLLSHSPGTSNQSQPCSPKPVRLVQDLPEELVHAGWEKCWSRRENRPYYFNRFTNQSLWEMPVLGQHDVISDPLGLNATPLPQDSSLVETPPAENKPRKRQLSEEQPSGNGVKKPKIDIPMTPTGPSVPSSPSVPGTPTLKIWGTSPEDKQQAALLRPTEVYWDLDIQTNAVIKHRGPSEVLPPHPEVELLRSQLILKLRQHYRELCQQREGIEPPRESFNRWMLERKVVDKGSDPLLPSNCEPVVSPSMFREIMNDIPIRLSRIKFREEAKRLLFKYAEAARRLIESRSASPDSRKVVKWNVEDTFSWLRKDHSASKEDYMDRLEHLRRQCGPHVSAAAKDSVEGICSKIYHISLEYVKRIREKHLAILKENNIPEEMEAPEVEPRLVYCYPVRLAVSAPPMPSVEMHVENNVVCIRYKGEMVKVSRNYFSKLWLLYRYSCIDDSAFERFLPRVWCLLRRYQMMFGVGLYEGTGLQGSLPVHVFEALHRLFGVSFECFASPLNCYFRQYCSAFPDTDGYFGSRGPCLDFSPLSGSFEANPPFCEELMDAMVSHFEKLLESSPEPLSFIVFIPEWREPPTPALTRMEQSRFKRHQLVLPAFEHEYRSGSQHVCKKTTLDLPSGGQRLSGCRS
- the PCIF1 gene encoding mRNA (2'-O-methyladenosine-N(6)-)-methyltransferase isoform X1; this translates as MPDVMLNWSFNHLFSGEVGLSLAVLKVRELGRGSTPPGCTVARSRQEWSRASLPHPSPSALLQGVGAGAWEASGLRSTGTPKPLALVATLLVSLHQSDPLGLNATPLPQDSSLVETPPAENKPRKRQLSEEQPSGNGVKKPKIDIPMTPTGPSVPSSPSVPGTPTLKIWGTSPEDKQQAALLRPTEVYWDLDIQTNAVIKHRGPSEVLPPHPEVELLRSQLILKLRQHYRELCQQREGIEPPRESFNRWMLERKVVDKGSDPLLPSNCEPVVSPSMFREIMNDIPIRLSRIKFREEAKRLLFKYAEAARRLIESRSASPDSRKVVKWNVEDTFSWLRKDHSASKEDYMDRLEHLRRQCGPHVSAAAKDSVEGICSKIYHISLEYVKRIREKHLAILKENNIPEEMEAPEVEPRLVYCYPVRLAVSAPPMPSVEMHVENNVVCIRYKGEMVKVSRNYFSKLWLLYRYSCIDDSAFERFLPRVWCLLRRYQMMFGVGLYEGTGLQGSLPVHVFEALHRLFGVSFECFASPLNCYFRQYCSAFPDTDGYFGSRGPCLDFSPLSGSFEANPPFCEELMDAMVSHFEKLLESSPEPLSFIVFIPEWREPPTPALTRMEQSRFKRHQLVLPAFEHEYRSGSQHVCKKEEMHYKAVHSTAVLFLQNDPGFAKWGPTPERLQELSAAYRQSGRSHGSVGSSSSSSEAKDRDSGREQGPSREPHST